CGTCGAGTACCCGCGCGACGTCCACCCGTACCTCGTCGCGACCCAGGCGCACCCCGAACTGCGCTCCCGCCCGACCCGGCCGCACCCGCTCTTCGCGGGCCTGGTCAAGGCCGCGGTGGAGCGCAAGACGGGCAGGTAACACAAGGGTTGTACGGTGGCCGGGGTGCCGACCCGCGGGTGAAACCGCAGGTCGCGCGCCCCGGCTCCGTCGACGGACCGGCTTCTTTGGGCACGTGTGGGAGGACAGACCATGACGATCAAGGACACCCCCGAGGAGTGGGAGGTCCGGGCGACCGAGACCCCCTTCAAGGGCAACAAGACCTCGGTACGCACCGACGACGTGGTCATGCCCGACGGGTCCGTCGTCCGCCGCGACTACCAGGTCCACCCGGGCTCCGTGGCCGTGCTCGCCCTCGACGACGAGGGCCGGGTGCTGGTGCTGCGCCAGTACCGCCACCCCGTGCGGCAGAAGCTGTGGGAGATCCCGGCGGGCCTGCTCGACATCCCCGGGGAGAACCCGCTGCACGCCGCCCAGCGCGAGCTGTACGAGGAGGCGCACGTCAAGGCGGAGAGCTGGCGCGTGCTGACCGACGTGTACACCACGCCCGGCGGCTGCGACGAGGCCGTGCGCATCTTCCTCGCCCGTGACCTCTCCGAGGCGGAGGGCGAGCGGTTCGACGTCGAGGACGAGGAGGCCGACATGGAGCTGGCCCGCGTTCCCCTCGACGACCTCGTCCGCGGTGTCCTCGCCGGCGAGCTGCACAACAACTGCCTGGTCGTGGGCGTCCTCTCGCTCGTCGCGGCGCGGCAGGGCGACGGGCTGGACGCTCTGCGTCCCGCCGAGGCGCCCTGGCCGGCGCGCCCCTTCGAGGCCTGACACCGGTTCCTCCCGCCACCCCTCCGGACGCGGAACACCCACCCGTCCGGAGGTGCCGGTCCTACGATCGCCTGATCCGATCGGGGGACGTCCCCGCCGCGCTCCTCCCGGATCGTCGCAGAGCGTGAACTAGGCTCTGGAAACGCCCGAACCGGAGTCCCGGCGGGCTTGCGCGCGCAGTGGAACGGGAGTGTGGCCCGTGGCGGATCAGGCAGTGGACGACGGCGGCACGAAGGTGTCGGCCAAGGGGCGGCGACCGGCTGCCGGGTCCGCTCCTACGGAGAGTCAGTTCCTGGGCCGTACCAGAGAGTTGAAGGAACTCCGGGCCGACATCGAACGCGCGGGGCTGGACACGTTGTCCGGCCGCAAGGCACCCCGCGCGCGGGTTCTCCTGATCGCCGGCAAACCCGGATCGGGCCGCACCGCGCTCGCCGCCGAACTCGCCGGGCAGGTCGCCGAGAGTTACCCCGACGGCATACTGCGAGCCCGGCTCACCGAACCCGACGGCACCCCCGTGCCCACCGAGTCCACCGCCCGTGAGCTGCTGACCGCGCTCGGACTGCCGACGCCTCCCGGGGCCGGCGCGGACGATCTCGGCGAACGGCTGCGCGAGGCCCTCGCGGTCCGCCGGGCGGTGCTCGTGCTCGACGACGCGGCCGACGCCGAACAGGTCGACGCGGTGCTGCCCGACTCCCCGGACTGCCTGGTCGTCGCCGTGTCCGAGGGACCGCTGACCGGGATCGCGGACGTCCGCCCCTGCACCCTCGGCGGCCTGGACACCAAGTCCGCCCTCGAACTCCTCGGCCACTTCACCGGCTCGGTGCGCATCACCGTGGACCCGCTCGCCGCCGAGGGACTGGTCGAGCTCTGCGCCGGTCAGCCGGCCGCCCTGGTGCTCGCCGGCGGCTGGCTCGCCGCCCGCCCGGCGTCCGCCGTCGCCGACCTCTCCAAGCACCTGCGGTCCGAGGGCGAGGACGGCACCGCGCTGGCCCGCGTCTTCCGGCTCGCCTACACCTCGCTGCCGAGCACGGCCGCGCGGATACTGCGCCTGCTCTCCCTCGCGCCCGCGGGCCTGGTGGACCCGCACACGGCCTCCGCGCTGGCCGGCTGCTCGGTCCAGGCCGCGCGCACCACGCTCGACGACTTCGCCGCGCTCGGCCTGCTCCACGCGGTCCCCGGCCCGCTGCCCCAGTACGAGGTCCCCGGCTGCCTGCAGCCGCTCCTCCAGGGACTCGTCGAGGCCCACGACCGTCCCGCCGAGGTGCAGCTCGCCCGTGCCCGGATGCTGGAGCGGACCGTACGGCTGCTGGTGTCCTGCCGCGCCATCACCGAGACCGACAGCTCGCCCGCCCAGGAGAAGCTCGCCGGGATGCCGCGCGCCCTGCGCTTCCCGAGCCCCCGGGCGGCCGAGGAGTGGCTGACCGTCCGCAAGCCCGCGCTGCTCGCCTCCGCCCGGCTCGCGGTGGCGGACGGGGAGCTGGACACCCTCGCCCGGCGTCTGATGGCCGCGCTGGTGCGGGCCATGGTCGCGCACTTCGGCACCCAGGCCGCCGCACCCGAGCTGTACGGCATCCACCGGCTCGTCCTGGACGTCGCCGAGCGCCGGAAGCTGCCCCGCGAGAAGGCCGCGGCCCTGCTGAACCTCGCCGACCTCGACGCGCAGACCGGCCGGAGCACGGATGCCCTCGCCCGCTACCGGGCCGCGCTGGACGCCGGACGCGAGGCGAACGACCCGTACGCGACCGGCCGCGCGATGGAATCCGTAGGCGGTGCCCACCAGGAGCTGGGCGACTACGACCGGGCCGCCGACTGGTACGGCCGGGCCCTCGCCGAGCGCCTCGCCCGCGGCGAGCGGGTGGACGCCGCCCGGCTGTACGGACGCCTCGCCACCGCGCACACCTACGCGGGCCGCTACGGCGAGGCGCTGGTCAACTGGCGCTCCGCCGTCGCCGGGCACCGCAAGAACGGCGATGTCGCCGCGCAGGCACGCGCGTTGAGCGAGACCGCGCGCGTCCAGGAGTACGCGGGACGGCCCGAGGAGTCGTTGCGCACCTGCCAGGAGGCCGTCGAGTGGGCGCGTCGCGCGGACGACGTACGGCTGCAGGCCGCGCTGCAGCTCCGGCTGGCCGACACCCTGGACCGGCTCGGCGACCCGGCGGCCGCCCGGCTGCACCGCGCCGCCGCCGAGCGCATGCTGGGAGAAGAGCTCCCGGAGAGCGCAATCGACCCGGAACAGGACGCTAACGCCTGCGAAATCCGTAGTGCATCCGCTGAAGGTTGATGCATTGAAAGGCTAGACAGAAAGAATCCCTTCATTAGACTGGCTCCGCCGCGTTCTTCCGTGGTGTCTCCCGGTGTGCTCCCGTATGCCGGGTATGACATGCATCGCCTGGCTTGCATCGCCTCGGCGTGCATAGCCCCGAACCCTCTGAGCCAAGGACCGTGATCGACGTGAAGGTCGGCATCCCCCGCGAGGTCAAGAACAACGAGTTCCGGGTGGCCATCACCCCCGCCGGCGTGCACGAGCTGGTGCGCCACGGCCACCAGGTCGTCGTCGAGCAGAACGCCGGTGTCGGCTCCTCGATCACGGACGAGGAGTACGTCTCCGCCGGTGCGCAGATCCTCGGCACCGCCGACGAGGTCTGGGCCACCGCCGACCTGCTGCTCAAGGTCAAGGAGCCGATCGCGGAGGAGTACCACCGCCTGCGCAAGGACCAGACGCTCTTCACGTACCTGCACCTCGCCGCCTCCAAGGAGTGCACGGACGCCCTCCTGGAGTCGGGCACCACGGCGATCGCGTACGAGACCGTCGAGCTCCCGAGCCGCGCGCTGCCGCTGCTCGCCCCGATGTCCGAGGTCGCGGGCCGGCTGGCCCCGCAGGTCGGCGCCTACCAGCTGATGCGCGCCAACGGCGGCCGCGGCGTCCTGCCGGGCGGTGTCCCGGGCGTGCTCGCCGCCAAGGCCGTCGTCATCGGCGGCGGCGTCTCCGGCTGGAACGCCGCGCAGATCGCCATCGGCATGGGCTTCCACGTGACCCTGCTCGACCGCGACATCAACAAGCTCAAGGAGGCGGACAAGATCTTCGGTACGAAGATCCAGACCGTCGTCTCCAACACCTTCGAGCTGGAGAAGGCCTGCCTCGAGGCCGACCTCGTGATCGGTGCCGTGCTCATCCCGGGCGCCAAGGCCCCGAAGCTGGTCACCAACGAGCTCGTGTCCCGGATGAAGCCGGGAAGTGTCCTTGTCGACATCGCGATCGACCAGGGCGGCTGCTTCGAGGACTCGCGTCCCACCACGCACGCCGAGCCGACCTTCCCGGTCCACAACTCGGTCTTCTACTGCGTCGCCAACATGCCCGGCGCGGTGCCCAACACCTCGACGTACGCGCTGACGAACGCGACGCTGCCGTACATCGTCGAGCTCGCCAACCGCGGCTGGGTCGAGGCTCTGCGCCGCGACAACGCCCTGGCCAAGGGCCTCAACACCCATGACGGCAAGGTTGTTTACCGCGAGGTCGCCGAGGCCCACGGCCTGGAGCACGTCTCCCTGGAGAGCCTGCTCAGCTAGGACCCGCGCAGGCGTCGAGAGTCGACATTCGCGGTCGACTCCGGGCTGACAAAAGGCGATACGTCAACACAGGTCGTCAACACCGCGCACCCGGCCGGACCTTGCCCGACAAGGTCCGGCCGGGTGTGTGTCGGGTCACTTTGCGACACTCGTTCAACTCGCCACGAACGTAACTCTTTAACCGATTCGCACACCGGTGAAACCTGCTGTGCGACGGCCTTACGCCCTTGACAGAGGGGTGTTCGGTTGCCGACACATCGGGTCGGGTCCGGCGGATTGTGTTGCTGCGGAGCGGTGACACGCCATAGAGTCGCCAACCGTCGGCATGGTGCCACGCTGACCTATCTAGAAGTTTCCTGGTCACCAAGGAGGTAAGACGACTTGTGAATGAGTCGACATTTACTCCCGGGGGTGGTCAACCAGGAATGCCGGCGCGGGGCCAGAGCCCCACGGGGCTCGAGGCTGTCGGCTCCGTCGCTGTCCGCACCTTCGCGGCCCACCAGAGTCCCCGTAGAACAGGGCTGACCCAGCCAGCACACCAGAGCATGGATGGCCATCACGTGAACGCCATGGCCGGCAACGGAAGTGGCGAGAACCACACCCACTTCGCCGACTACGACGAACTGCCCGAGGGGCACTTCTACGACCCCGACGCCGAGTACGAGCCCGATCCGGAGTACGCGGCCACGCTCGCGCCCGACGCGGCCCGCCAGCGCCGCGAGCGCATCGGCCCGACGGGGCGGCCCCTGCCCTACTTCCCGATCCCGGGTCCGCTGACCAGCCACGGCCCCGCGACGATCATCGCGATGTGCAACCAGAAGGGCGGCGTGGGCAAGACCACGTCGACCATCAACCTGGGCGCGGCGCTCGCCGAGTACGGCCGCCGCGTGCTCCTCGTCGACTTCGACCCGCAGGGCGCGCTGTCCGTGGGACTCGGCGTCAACCCGATGGAGCTCGACCTCACCGTCTACAACCTGCTCATGGAGCGGGGCATGGCGGCCGACGAGGTGCTCCTGAAGACGGCGGTCCCGAACATGGACCTGCTGCCCAGCAACATCGACCTGTCCGCCGCCGAGGTGCAGTTGGTGAGCGAGGTCGCGCGCGAGTCCACGCTCCAGCGGGCCCTGAAGCCGCTGATGGCCGACTACGACTACATCGTGATCGACTGTCAGCCCTCGCTCGGTCTGCTCACCGTGAACGCGCTGACGGCCGCCCACAAGGTGATCGTGCCGCTGGAGTGCGAGTTCTTCGCGCTGCGTGGTGTCGCGCTGCTCACGGAGACCATCGAGAAGGTCCAGGAGCGGCTCAACCCCGAGCTGGAACTCGACGGCATCCTCGCGACGATGTACGACTCCCGCACGGTGCACAGCCGTGAGGTGCTCGCACGCGTCGTCGAGGCCTTCGACGATCACGTCTACCACACCGTGATCGGCCGGACCGTCCGCTTCCCGGAGACCACCGTCGCCGGTGAGCCGATCACCACGTACGCCTCCAACTCCGTCGGTGCCGCCGCCTATCGCCAGCTCGCCAGGGAGGTGCTCGCCCGGTGTCACGCCGAGTGAGTCTGCCGGGGGCCGACGAACTGTTCCGTACCACCGGGGGAATGGCGCTCCAGTCGTCCACGCCCTCGCGCCGGACCAACGGCGAGGCCCGGGTGCCGGCGCCGGCCGGTGAGAGCGACGCGGCGGCCGCCGGGGAGGACGCACCGCACGCGGTGCCCGTCCAGGGCGGTGACGGCGAGGGCGACGAACATGTCGCCGCCGGTGCCGAGTCGTCCGACGCGGGGGAGTCCCGCAGCCGGGGCGGTGCCCCGGACCGTTCGGGGCGGCGCCCGCAGGCGCAGGAAGGTTCTGCCGCCCCCGGCGCAGCGGGACAGTCGTCCCGTAAACGCGGTCGGGCGGCCGCCAACCGGCGGCCCAGCGGGCGGGAGCGGCACGACGAGAAGATCACGGTGTACGTGTCCGCCGAGGAACTGATGGACCTCGAACACGCCCGCCTGGTGCTCCGCGGTGAGCACGGGCTCGCCGTCGACCGCGGGCGGATCGTCCGCGAGGCGGTCGCCGTCGTCCTCGCCGATCTGGAATCCCGCGGGGACGCGAGCATCCTCGTACGACGGCTGCGCGGGCGGTAGCGGTAGCCTGCGACGGCTATGACCTCGAACGACCCGCCTCCGACCGCCGCCTCCGGCGGCCGTCGGCGTGCGCTGGGGCGAGGGCCGGGCACGGCACCGGCGCCCGGTGGGGCCCAGCCCCCGCCGTCCCCGGAACCGTCCGGCCCGTCGGCCGGACCGCACGAAACGCCTCCGGGGCAGCCGACGGCCCCGGTGGGCCCCTCCGCCGAGGAGGCCGAGGCCCCGGGAGCACCCGAGGCGCCCGGCGTCCGGCACGGGAACCCCACCGAACCGCCTGAGGCGGCCCCAGAGGGCTCCGGCACGTCCGCCGGGCCCGCGAGTCCGGCCGGACTCCCCGAGGCGCTCCAAGGGCCCGCGGAGGCCGCCGAGGCCCTTCCGAGGTTCGCCGGGTCCGTCGGGTCCGACCGCTCCGCCGACGCGAGCGGAGCCGAGACCGACCCCTTCGTGCGTCCTGCCGGGTCCGCCGCGGAGTCCGACGGCGGCCCCGTCGCGGTCGCTGCCCGGACCGCGGTCCCGCCCGCGTCCAGCGCCCCGGCCGCCCTGCCTTCGCGCGCGCCCGATGACGCTCC
The window above is part of the Streptomyces sp. NBC_01428 genome. Proteins encoded here:
- the ald gene encoding alanine dehydrogenase; this encodes MIDVKVGIPREVKNNEFRVAITPAGVHELVRHGHQVVVEQNAGVGSSITDEEYVSAGAQILGTADEVWATADLLLKVKEPIAEEYHRLRKDQTLFTYLHLAASKECTDALLESGTTAIAYETVELPSRALPLLAPMSEVAGRLAPQVGAYQLMRANGGRGVLPGGVPGVLAAKAVVIGGGVSGWNAAQIAIGMGFHVTLLDRDINKLKEADKIFGTKIQTVVSNTFELEKACLEADLVIGAVLIPGAKAPKLVTNELVSRMKPGSVLVDIAIDQGGCFEDSRPTTHAEPTFPVHNSVFYCVANMPGAVPNTSTYALTNATLPYIVELANRGWVEALRRDNALAKGLNTHDGKVVYREVAEAHGLEHVSLESLLS
- a CDS encoding ParA family protein → MPARGQSPTGLEAVGSVAVRTFAAHQSPRRTGLTQPAHQSMDGHHVNAMAGNGSGENHTHFADYDELPEGHFYDPDAEYEPDPEYAATLAPDAARQRRERIGPTGRPLPYFPIPGPLTSHGPATIIAMCNQKGGVGKTTSTINLGAALAEYGRRVLLVDFDPQGALSVGLGVNPMELDLTVYNLLMERGMAADEVLLKTAVPNMDLLPSNIDLSAAEVQLVSEVARESTLQRALKPLMADYDYIVIDCQPSLGLLTVNALTAAHKVIVPLECEFFALRGVALLTETIEKVQERLNPELELDGILATMYDSRTVHSREVLARVVEAFDDHVYHTVIGRTVRFPETTVAGEPITTYASNSVGAAAYRQLAREVLARCHAE
- a CDS encoding NUDIX domain-containing protein, which gives rise to MTIKDTPEEWEVRATETPFKGNKTSVRTDDVVMPDGSVVRRDYQVHPGSVAVLALDDEGRVLVLRQYRHPVRQKLWEIPAGLLDIPGENPLHAAQRELYEEAHVKAESWRVLTDVYTTPGGCDEAVRIFLARDLSEAEGERFDVEDEEADMELARVPLDDLVRGVLAGELHNNCLVVGVLSLVAARQGDGLDALRPAEAPWPARPFEA
- a CDS encoding tetratricopeptide repeat protein; protein product: MADQAVDDGGTKVSAKGRRPAAGSAPTESQFLGRTRELKELRADIERAGLDTLSGRKAPRARVLLIAGKPGSGRTALAAELAGQVAESYPDGILRARLTEPDGTPVPTESTARELLTALGLPTPPGAGADDLGERLREALAVRRAVLVLDDAADAEQVDAVLPDSPDCLVVAVSEGPLTGIADVRPCTLGGLDTKSALELLGHFTGSVRITVDPLAAEGLVELCAGQPAALVLAGGWLAARPASAVADLSKHLRSEGEDGTALARVFRLAYTSLPSTAARILRLLSLAPAGLVDPHTASALAGCSVQAARTTLDDFAALGLLHAVPGPLPQYEVPGCLQPLLQGLVEAHDRPAEVQLARARMLERTVRLLVSCRAITETDSSPAQEKLAGMPRALRFPSPRAAEEWLTVRKPALLASARLAVADGELDTLARRLMAALVRAMVAHFGTQAAAPELYGIHRLVLDVAERRKLPREKAAALLNLADLDAQTGRSTDALARYRAALDAGREANDPYATGRAMESVGGAHQELGDYDRAADWYGRALAERLARGERVDAARLYGRLATAHTYAGRYGEALVNWRSAVAGHRKNGDVAAQARALSETARVQEYAGRPEESLRTCQEAVEWARRADDVRLQAALQLRLADTLDRLGDPAAARLHRAAAERMLGEELPESAIDPEQDANACEIRSASAEG